From one Terriglobia bacterium genomic stretch:
- a CDS encoding 5'-3' exonuclease H3TH domain-containing protein: MKVFLIDGTYELFRHYFALPSSTDVRGQEIAATRGVLTSVLSLIESGATHIGVATDHVVESFRNELYDGYKTSEGVPEELLSQFPIVEEMLTAMGVRVWPETYFEADDALAAAAVKAAQDPRVEQVLICTPDKDLAQCVSGTRIVQLDRRRNILRDEAGVLEKFGVKPASIPDYLAVVGDTADGYPGLRGWGEKAAGAVFSHYPHLEDVPKDWQKWNPVIRKARPLSETLLSNWDDALLFRTLATLRFDVPVFDSIDEVRWKGPGRDFEACCRKLNANALLEKAVRLARAAL, translated from the coding sequence ATGAAGGTTTTTCTCATCGACGGGACCTACGAACTCTTTCGGCATTACTTCGCCCTCCCCTCAAGTACTGACGTTAGGGGCCAAGAGATTGCCGCCACCCGCGGCGTGCTCACCTCGGTGCTGTCGCTCATCGAGAGCGGTGCCACCCATATTGGCGTCGCGACGGATCATGTGGTCGAGTCCTTCCGCAACGAACTCTATGACGGATACAAGACCAGCGAGGGCGTCCCGGAAGAACTGCTCTCACAATTTCCGATTGTCGAGGAGATGCTGACCGCCATGGGGGTAAGGGTCTGGCCGGAAACTTACTTCGAAGCCGACGACGCTCTGGCCGCTGCCGCCGTTAAAGCAGCACAGGATCCACGCGTGGAACAGGTTCTCATCTGCACACCCGACAAAGATCTCGCCCAGTGTGTCTCCGGAACGCGCATCGTCCAACTTGATCGTCGCCGCAATATCCTGCGTGATGAAGCGGGTGTCCTCGAAAAGTTCGGGGTGAAACCCGCATCTATCCCCGACTATTTGGCAGTTGTCGGTGACACCGCCGACGGCTACCCCGGCCTGCGCGGCTGGGGCGAAAAGGCCGCGGGAGCAGTTTTTTCACACTACCCTCACCTGGAAGATGTCCCTAAAGACTGGCAGAAGTGGAATCCGGTGATCCGCAAAGCCCGACCGCTTTCGGAAACACTGCTCAGCAACTGGGACGACGCACTGCTCTTTCGTACATTGGCGACATTGCGATTCGACGTGCCCGTATTCGATTCCATTGACGAGGTTCGGTGGAAGGGGCCGGGCAGAGACTTCGAGGCATGCTGTCGCAAGCTAAATGCAAATGCTCTGCTGGAGAAAGCGGTGAGGCTTGCGAGGGCAGCATTATGA
- the rimI gene encoding ribosomal protein S18-alanine N-acetyltransferase: MIAISHESDSAGHWTVSQYERALTESPPIRVVLVLEESGEVMGFAVAAEIAREWELENIAVSIPSRRKRYAAHLLATLLGELRKAAAESVYLEVRVSNHAARCLYENWGFQQVGLRPGYYHNPSEDAILYKKNLVTAARERG; the protein is encoded by the coding sequence TTGATCGCGATTTCCCATGAGTCCGACTCGGCCGGTCACTGGACTGTCAGCCAGTATGAACGGGCCCTGACCGAGTCACCTCCCATACGAGTTGTGCTGGTTCTTGAGGAGAGCGGAGAAGTGATGGGTTTTGCGGTTGCGGCGGAGATAGCCCGCGAATGGGAGTTGGAGAATATTGCGGTTTCCATTCCGTCGCGCCGAAAACGATATGCTGCTCACCTACTGGCGACGTTGCTCGGCGAATTACGCAAAGCTGCGGCGGAGAGTGTCTACCTCGAAGTTCGCGTCTCAAACCATGCTGCGCGGTGTCTTTATGAGAACTGGGGATTCCAGCAGGTCGGCTTGCGTCCGGGGTACTATCACAACCCATCCGAGGATGCAATTCTCTACAAGAAGAATCTTGTTACGGCTGCTCGCGAAAGGGGTTGA
- the meaB gene encoding methylmalonyl Co-A mutase-associated GTPase MeaB — MQSWIEQIRAGNPRALARAITAVENRDECSHDLLKGLFEHSGRARVLGVTGSPGAGKSTLVDALAREYRKQGKTVGIVAVDPTSPFSGGAILGDRIRMSSHHADPGIFIRSMATRGALGGLSHTTADIATVLDASGRDLVMIETVGVGQDEIDIVRLADVTMVILVPGMGDDVQSIKAGIMEIADIFVINKADRDGADRVEREIRAMQSLAHPRSDNWTPPVVKTIASDGTGVPELAKAIDIYEKFLDSTELGRKRRMENWRNRLIAMLRDELLERVLRQQLSDDDAQRYAADVAEHKRDPYTLIDEIIGKFNGK, encoded by the coding sequence ATGCAATCCTGGATTGAGCAGATACGTGCTGGAAATCCGCGTGCCCTGGCGCGCGCCATAACCGCCGTAGAGAATCGCGATGAGTGTTCGCACGATCTGCTGAAGGGTTTGTTCGAGCATAGTGGCCGTGCGCGTGTTCTGGGCGTTACGGGCTCGCCGGGGGCAGGTAAAAGCACGCTGGTAGACGCGCTGGCACGAGAGTACCGCAAGCAGGGTAAAACGGTTGGCATCGTCGCCGTCGATCCGACCAGTCCTTTCTCTGGTGGTGCTATTCTCGGTGACCGCATTCGCATGTCGTCGCATCATGCCGATCCGGGAATCTTCATTCGCAGCATGGCAACACGCGGTGCTCTGGGTGGCCTGTCGCATACGACTGCCGACATTGCAACTGTTCTTGATGCCAGCGGCCGCGACCTCGTGATGATCGAAACCGTGGGCGTCGGCCAGGACGAGATCGATATCGTGCGGCTTGCCGATGTCACCATGGTCATTCTCGTGCCCGGCATGGGTGACGATGTGCAGTCGATCAAAGCCGGCATCATGGAGATTGCAGACATTTTCGTGATCAACAAGGCCGACCGTGATGGAGCCGACCGGGTAGAGCGCGAGATCCGTGCCATGCAGTCGCTGGCGCACCCACGTAGCGACAACTGGACCCCTCCCGTGGTAAAGACAATTGCAAGCGATGGAACCGGCGTGCCGGAACTGGCGAAGGCGATCGATATATACGAGAAGTTTCTCGACAGCACTGAACTGGGCCGAAAGCGCCGGATGGAGAACTGGCGCAACCGGTTGATTGCCATGCTCCGCGACGAATTGCTGGAACGGGTGTTACGGCAGCAGCTGTCAGATGATGACGCGCAGCGCTATGCGGCCGATGTCGCCGAACACAAGCGCGATCCGTATACGCTGATCGACGAGATCATTGGGAAGTTCAACGGGAAATAG
- a CDS encoding DUF465 domain-containing protein — translation MVTPVRDHLLATSDEFRQLVQEHAQYAQRLDSLTSKKYLSEDEKLEEIRLKKLKLRLKDQMEHLEQQARRTTAVA, via the coding sequence ATGGTTACTCCAGTACGCGACCATCTCCTGGCCACGAGCGATGAATTTCGCCAGTTGGTCCAGGAACATGCACAGTACGCCCAGCGTCTTGATTCCCTCACCTCCAAGAAGTACCTCTCCGAAGACGAAAAGCTCGAAGAGATCCGACTTAAAAAGCTGAAACTTAGATTGAAAGACCAGATGGAGCACCTGGAACAGCAAGCTCGTCGAACGACGGCCGTAGCCTAA
- a CDS encoding LemA family protein, producing the protein MLIGLLVVVVVLVLIVAGMYNGLVQLRVRADSAWSDIDVQLKRRHDLIPNLVETVKGYAAHEKGTFENVAKFRSAAMAATTPEQRGQAEGMLTQALRGLLAVAEAYPQLQASTQFQSLQNSLSQLEDAIQNSRRYYNAVVRDLNTKIQSFPTNIIAGMFNFQQKQFFEISEPTDRNVPAVKF; encoded by the coding sequence ATGTTAATTGGCCTTTTGGTAGTCGTCGTTGTGCTCGTGCTCATCGTAGCCGGGATGTACAACGGCCTGGTGCAGCTCCGGGTACGCGCAGATTCCGCGTGGTCGGACATCGATGTCCAGCTCAAGCGACGTCATGACCTCATTCCCAACCTGGTGGAAACAGTGAAGGGTTATGCGGCGCACGAAAAAGGAACTTTCGAAAACGTAGCCAAGTTCCGTTCTGCCGCTATGGCCGCCACCACACCAGAACAACGTGGCCAGGCCGAGGGCATGCTGACCCAGGCTCTCCGCGGGTTGCTGGCGGTTGCGGAAGCCTACCCGCAGTTGCAGGCTTCGACGCAGTTCCAGTCCCTGCAAAATTCGCTCAGCCAACTGGAAGATGCGATTCAGAACTCGCGCCGGTACTACAATGCCGTGGTCCGCGATCTGAATACGAAAATCCAATCGTTCCCGACGAACATCATCGCGGGGATGTTCAACTTCCAGCAGAAACAGTTTTTCGAGATCAGCGAACCGACTGATCGCAATGTGCCGGCGGTGAAGTTCTAG
- a CDS encoding YciI family protein, whose translation MRFLSIYKHVESNTPPTAEEMATMGKLAEQGFREGWLIATEGCLPSALGARVRRTNGKITATDGPFTEARELVGGFAILKANSREEAIELTKHFLSLAGDGECEIRQLHEAGECMEQAKEALAS comes from the coding sequence ATGCGGTTCCTGAGTATCTACAAACATGTGGAAAGCAATACTCCGCCCACGGCGGAGGAGATGGCAACCATGGGCAAACTGGCAGAGCAGGGATTCCGTGAGGGCTGGCTGATCGCCACCGAGGGGTGTCTGCCGAGCGCACTGGGCGCACGCGTTCGTCGCACGAATGGAAAGATTACTGCGACCGACGGACCGTTCACCGAGGCGAGGGAACTGGTAGGTGGCTTCGCCATTCTGAAAGCTAACTCACGCGAGGAGGCGATCGAGTTGACGAAACACTTCCTGAGCCTTGCCGGAGACGGCGAATGCGAGATTCGACAACTCCATGAAGCCGGTGAGTGCATGGAGCAGGCGAAAGAAGCGTTGGCATCCTGA
- a CDS encoding YciI family protein, producing MRVMVMVKASKESEAGILPDAKILTEMGKFNEQLLKAGVLLAMEGLQASSKGKRVRFEGPKRTVLDGPFAEAKELVAGFWLWQVRSMEEAVEWLKKAPFDGGAEVEIRRVFETEEFAKNLPPEEVERKHRIRQEVRKNYESR from the coding sequence ATGCGAGTCATGGTGATGGTGAAGGCGAGCAAGGAATCGGAGGCAGGGATTTTGCCTGACGCGAAGATTCTGACCGAGATGGGCAAATTCAACGAGCAACTATTGAAGGCCGGGGTGTTGTTGGCGATGGAGGGGCTGCAGGCATCGTCGAAAGGCAAGCGGGTACGGTTTGAGGGTCCGAAGCGGACAGTCCTCGACGGGCCGTTCGCGGAGGCCAAGGAACTGGTCGCCGGCTTCTGGCTGTGGCAGGTACGCTCCATGGAAGAAGCGGTGGAGTGGCTGAAGAAAGCTCCATTCGATGGCGGAGCAGAAGTGGAAATTCGCCGGGTCTTCGAAACCGAAGAATTCGCAAAAAACCTGCCACCGGAAGAAGTCGAACGGAAACACCGGATACGGCAAGAAGTAAGAAAGAACTACGAGTCCCGATAA
- a CDS encoding vitamin K epoxide reductase family protein: MRTDNTKVHPHQSAFHLALRQRSRYNSAMRYVFILLAVFGIVVSSLALREHYREGVSPCSINDKWDCGIVNKSPFAMIGKVPVAVIGIAGYLLLGVLGAIRRYGLLLAAALIGLGFSLYLTHIEASILGVWCIYCVMSLGTISFITLLAIVTVLVCKMREKKTVPAQ, encoded by the coding sequence ATGCGAACCGATAATACCAAGGTGCACCCGCACCAAAGCGCCTTCCATCTCGCTTTGCGACAGAGATCCCGTTACAATTCCGCCATGCGCTACGTCTTCATACTTCTCGCTGTTTTTGGGATCGTCGTGTCGTCGCTCGCACTGCGCGAGCACTATCGCGAAGGAGTTTCGCCGTGCAGCATCAATGACAAGTGGGATTGCGGCATTGTCAACAAGAGCCCGTTCGCGATGATCGGCAAGGTTCCGGTCGCGGTGATAGGGATTGCGGGCTATCTGCTGCTGGGAGTACTCGGGGCTATCCGCCGGTACGGATTGCTGCTGGCAGCGGCGCTGATCGGGCTTGGCTTCTCTCTCTACCTCACGCACATTGAGGCAAGCATTCTGGGGGTGTGGTGTATCTACTGCGTGATGTCGCTGGGAACGATCTCGTTTATCACGCTTCTGGCGATCGTGACCGTGCTCGTCTGCAAAATGCGGGAGAAGAAGACCGTTCCAGCACAATAA
- a CDS encoding 3-oxoacyl-ACP reductase family protein, with translation MEDLNNRVALVTGASRGIGAGIAIALTRAGVHVAVNYRERADAAKAVCAEIKSLGRKALAIQADVSRTEDVNRMVAAVEANLGPIDILVNNAGIAIPRKLEEITEAEWDLILTVNLKSVFLVTQAVIGGMRSRKWGRIINLSSVAAQTGGAVGPHYAASKAGIIGLTHSCAKAYVRDGITVNAIAPALIETDMVTSNLNAKPDLIPMGHFGTVDDVASIAVMLASNGYITGQMISVNGGWYMS, from the coding sequence ATGGAAGATCTCAACAACCGTGTAGCCCTCGTCACCGGAGCCAGCCGTGGTATCGGCGCAGGAATAGCTATTGCCCTGACCCGCGCCGGCGTTCACGTCGCCGTGAACTATCGCGAGCGCGCCGATGCCGCGAAAGCCGTCTGCGCCGAAATCAAGAGTTTGGGGCGGAAGGCACTTGCCATCCAGGCGGACGTATCTCGCACAGAAGACGTGAACCGCATGGTTGCCGCAGTTGAGGCAAATCTCGGCCCCATCGACATCCTCGTGAACAACGCCGGAATCGCCATTCCGCGCAAATTGGAAGAGATCACCGAGGCGGAATGGGATCTCATCCTCACCGTCAACCTGAAATCTGTATTCCTCGTGACACAAGCTGTAATCGGTGGCATGCGCAGCCGAAAGTGGGGCCGGATTATCAATCTCTCATCGGTCGCCGCGCAGACCGGCGGTGCCGTGGGGCCCCATTACGCGGCGTCGAAGGCCGGAATTATCGGCCTGACCCACTCCTGCGCGAAGGCGTACGTGCGCGACGGGATCACCGTGAATGCCATTGCACCGGCCCTGATCGAAACCGACATGGTGACCAGCAACCTGAACGCAAAACCCGACCTGATTCCCATGGGGCACTTCGGCACGGTCGATGACGTCGCCTCGATTGCAGTGATGCTCGCGAGCAACGGCTACATCACTGGACAAATGATCTCCGTGAATGGCGGATGGTATATGTCGTAA
- a CDS encoding RNA polymerase sigma factor, whose amino-acid sequence MTTDVHRAIDAVWKMEAPKLIAGLARMVRDVAVAEDLAQDALVAALQQWPKTGIPDNPGAWLMQAGKNRAIDLFRRQTRTEQKHVEIGRELEERQERAALEIEAAMDDDIGDDILRLFFTACHPALSPEARVALTLRMLGGLTTDEIARAFLAPETTIAQRIVRAKRTISEKKIPFEVPRGRDLVERLDSVLEVIYLIFNEGYAATAGDDWMRPALCEEAMRIGRLLAQLEPRESEVHGLVALMEIQASRARARTGPNGEPILLGDQNRAQWDQLLIRRGLSALQRAEDLGGQRGPYALQAAIAACHARARSADETDWKQIASLYEDLAQIVPSPVIELNRAVAVGMAFGPQAGLDVVDKLASEPALQKYHLLPAVRGDFLVKLGRIEEGRGEIERAASLARNERERTMLLERAQKYSHLNRDQR is encoded by the coding sequence ATGACTACTGATGTCCATCGCGCGATTGATGCCGTCTGGAAGATGGAAGCTCCAAAACTGATCGCCGGACTGGCGCGCATGGTTCGCGACGTGGCGGTTGCTGAGGATCTGGCACAGGATGCCCTGGTGGCGGCGCTGCAACAATGGCCAAAGACGGGAATCCCGGATAATCCTGGCGCATGGCTGATGCAAGCCGGAAAGAATCGCGCGATCGATCTTTTTCGCCGCCAAACCCGCACAGAGCAAAAGCATGTAGAGATCGGCCGTGAGTTGGAAGAGCGGCAAGAGAGGGCTGCGCTCGAAATTGAGGCTGCGATGGATGACGACATCGGCGACGATATCCTGCGGCTTTTCTTCACCGCCTGCCATCCCGCGCTCTCCCCGGAGGCTCGAGTCGCGCTGACCTTGCGCATGCTAGGCGGCCTGACCACCGACGAAATTGCCCGCGCCTTCCTCGCGCCCGAAACCACGATTGCGCAACGCATTGTTCGAGCGAAGCGGACAATTTCCGAGAAGAAAATTCCATTTGAAGTTCCCCGCGGAAGGGATCTCGTCGAGCGGTTGGATTCGGTTCTTGAAGTGATTTACTTGATCTTCAACGAGGGCTATGCGGCGACCGCGGGTGACGACTGGATGCGACCTGCATTATGCGAAGAGGCGATGCGCATTGGGCGGCTGCTGGCCCAGTTGGAGCCGCGGGAGTCCGAAGTGCATGGTTTGGTTGCTCTCATGGAAATCCAGGCTTCAAGGGCGCGGGCACGCACCGGGCCAAACGGCGAGCCGATTTTGCTTGGAGACCAGAACCGCGCGCAATGGGATCAGCTTCTGATACGTCGCGGATTGTCTGCGCTGCAGCGAGCTGAAGACCTTGGCGGCCAGCGTGGTCCTTATGCGCTGCAGGCGGCGATTGCGGCTTGCCATGCACGAGCTCGCAGCGCCGACGAGACTGATTGGAAGCAAATCGCGAGTCTCTATGAAGACCTTGCACAAATTGTGCCCTCTCCGGTAATTGAGTTGAACCGCGCAGTCGCTGTAGGAATGGCATTCGGCCCGCAAGCGGGTCTGGACGTCGTCGATAAATTGGCGTCCGAGCCGGCGTTGCAGAAATATCATCTTCTGCCGGCCGTTCGCGGCGACTTCCTGGTGAAGCTGGGACGGATAGAGGAAGGCCGCGGTGAAATCGAACGCGCTGCGTCCCTCGCGCGCAACGAACGTGAAAGAACGATGCTGCTGGAGCGCGCGCAGAAGTACTCGCACCTGAATAGAGATCAACGCTGA
- a CDS encoding phosphatidylserine decarboxylase: MVRDGYFYALGCLAAAVVVGWVAWPLAFIPVLLGIFCLWFFRDPERMIPVGPGAIVSCADGKVTDVSTIQLNGQSRTRISIFLNVFNVHVNRSPIGGVITDFAYKHGQYRNAMGPDSAELNEQSICTVIGDNGEVVVFKQIAGLIARRIVFNYKVGDRVARGQRVGMIKFGSRCDVLFSAEAQVSVKIGDHVKGGSSVLAVLPVAGGSVPAPHATTPERY; encoded by the coding sequence ATGGTTCGAGACGGCTACTTCTACGCGCTCGGCTGTCTGGCTGCTGCTGTCGTTGTGGGCTGGGTGGCTTGGCCTCTGGCATTTATCCCAGTGCTCCTGGGGATTTTCTGCCTCTGGTTCTTCCGCGATCCTGAGCGGATGATTCCGGTCGGCCCGGGGGCGATCGTCTCCTGCGCAGACGGCAAAGTAACTGACGTTTCGACGATTCAACTGAATGGTCAGTCCCGAACCCGCATCAGCATTTTCCTGAACGTATTTAATGTCCACGTGAATCGCTCGCCCATCGGCGGAGTGATTACGGATTTTGCCTATAAGCACGGCCAATATCGAAATGCGATGGGGCCGGATTCGGCGGAGTTAAACGAGCAGAGCATCTGCACGGTGATCGGGGACAACGGCGAGGTAGTCGTCTTCAAGCAGATTGCCGGCCTGATCGCCCGCCGCATCGTCTTCAACTACAAGGTTGGGGACCGCGTGGCTCGCGGGCAGCGGGTTGGCATGATCAAGTTCGGCTCACGCTGCGATGTTCTGTTTTCCGCCGAGGCACAGGTTTCGGTAAAGATTGGAGATCACGTTAAGGGTGGTTCGAGTGTGCTGGCAGTGCTACCTGTGGCGGGCGGCAGTGTTCCAGCGCCCCACGCAACGACACCGGAGAGATATTGA
- the tsaB gene encoding tRNA (adenosine(37)-N6)-threonylcarbamoyltransferase complex dimerization subunit type 1 TsaB: MLICAIDTSGREGSLALAEGDKCSFEVLHLAPIAGGTYSAQLIPTLSHALAKTGKRKSEIGLLVVASGPGSFTGLRVGISTVKALSDVMQVPVVAISVLEAIAFTAKRQGIVFAALDAQRNEVYVGEYEGANPNSIKNLNEALTPVPDFLKWLNARHPVPVTYTPDFTVEESIQRAGLPAEHISRPKADLYAQFGLCKYFAGEIVSIETLDANYIRRSDAELFSAPKLGIENKS; this comes from the coding sequence ATGCTCATCTGCGCCATCGACACTTCGGGACGGGAAGGAAGCCTCGCGCTGGCGGAAGGCGACAAGTGCTCGTTCGAGGTGCTCCACCTTGCGCCAATCGCCGGCGGAACGTACTCCGCGCAGTTGATCCCCACTCTGTCACACGCTCTCGCGAAAACCGGCAAACGGAAGTCCGAAATCGGATTGCTGGTAGTCGCTTCGGGGCCGGGATCGTTCACCGGGCTGCGTGTCGGCATCAGTACCGTCAAGGCACTTTCCGATGTCATGCAAGTTCCGGTGGTTGCGATCAGCGTTCTGGAAGCAATTGCATTTACGGCTAAGAGGCAGGGCATTGTTTTTGCAGCGCTCGATGCACAGCGGAACGAGGTCTACGTTGGCGAATACGAAGGCGCGAATCCGAACTCAATCAAGAACCTCAATGAGGCGCTCACTCCCGTCCCCGATTTCCTCAAGTGGCTGAATGCACGACACCCGGTTCCAGTCACTTACACGCCGGATTTCACGGTTGAAGAAAGCATCCAGCGGGCAGGTCTACCTGCAGAACACATTTCCAGGCCCAAGGCCGATCTGTACGCGCAGTTCGGTTTGTGCAAGTACTTTGCGGGTGAGATAGTCTCGATCGAGACCCTGGATGCGAACTACATCCGTCGCTCCGACGCTGAGTTATTCTCGGCGCCGAAGCTGGGCATTGAGAACAAAAGCTGA
- a CDS encoding S4 domain-containing protein produces the protein MTGLRMDIWLWAARFFKTRALAKRACELGRVFSNGHEAKPAREVRVGDRLRVTTESGEFELDVLQLSEIRGPAAIAQRLYKETEAGHEARLKAAELRRANAEFAPSPERRPTKKERRKIIQFRGRD, from the coding sequence ATGACCGGTCTGCGCATGGACATCTGGCTATGGGCTGCGCGATTTTTCAAAACGAGGGCGCTGGCGAAGCGGGCGTGCGAACTCGGCCGCGTATTCTCGAATGGGCACGAGGCCAAGCCCGCGCGCGAGGTCCGTGTGGGCGACCGGTTGCGCGTGACAACCGAGAGCGGAGAGTTTGAACTGGATGTTCTGCAACTCAGCGAAATCCGCGGTCCCGCGGCAATTGCACAGCGGCTCTACAAGGAAACCGAAGCGGGACACGAAGCTCGGTTGAAAGCAGCCGAGTTGCGTAGGGCGAATGCGGAATTCGCGCCATCGCCGGAACGCCGGCCGACGAAGAAAGAACGCCGGAAAATCATCCAGTTTCGGGGCAGAGACTGA
- the pssA gene encoding CDP-diacylglycerol--serine O-phosphatidyltransferase — MNGALNRRATDQKPRRHRKGMYLLPSAFTMGNLGAGFYAILQAVQGNVAEPQHFNFAAIAIGFAVLFDGLDGTIARLTNTSSDFGKELDSLADVVTFGVAPAALAYFWGFHQLPFDLNPDLRHNLLQFGALICFLFLAAGASRLARFNITLNPQPKNPGRPGRKYFVGMPIPAGAGCIAATVHFALGSPITVWWLAPVWMTFVFMLGFLEVSTWRFWSAKSIDFRSRHPFRLIIVIGLLIALIWVWSRYVLIALALLYLFSGIIARLAFEVRRGGQPNAPAESPHA, encoded by the coding sequence ATGAACGGGGCCCTCAATCGTCGTGCCACCGACCAGAAGCCGCGCCGACACCGCAAAGGGATGTACCTGCTGCCCTCGGCCTTTACCATGGGGAACCTGGGCGCAGGTTTTTATGCAATCTTGCAGGCGGTACAGGGAAACGTCGCCGAACCACAGCACTTTAATTTCGCCGCAATCGCGATTGGTTTTGCGGTTCTCTTTGACGGCTTGGATGGCACTATTGCGCGGCTGACGAATACTTCCAGTGATTTCGGCAAAGAATTGGATTCGCTCGCCGATGTAGTCACTTTTGGTGTAGCGCCGGCGGCTCTCGCCTACTTCTGGGGATTCCATCAGCTGCCGTTTGATCTCAACCCCGACCTTCGTCATAACCTGCTGCAGTTTGGGGCGCTCATTTGCTTCCTTTTCCTCGCTGCCGGCGCATCGCGACTGGCGCGGTTCAACATCACCCTGAACCCTCAGCCAAAGAACCCAGGGCGTCCGGGCCGGAAATATTTTGTCGGGATGCCAATTCCGGCCGGCGCAGGATGCATTGCCGCAACGGTTCATTTCGCTCTGGGGTCGCCAATTACGGTCTGGTGGCTGGCTCCTGTATGGATGACGTTTGTCTTCATGCTTGGGTTTCTGGAGGTAAGCACATGGCGGTTCTGGAGCGCGAAGAGCATCGATTTCCGCAGCCGCCATCCTTTCCGGCTGATTATTGTCATTGGGCTGTTGATTGCGCTCATATGGGTGTGGTCGCGCTATGTTCTGATTGCCCTGGCGTTGCTTTACCTGTTTTCCGGCATCATTGCGCGCCTTGCCTTTGAAGTTCGCCGCGGCGGACAGCCCAACGCGCCCGCGGAATCGCCGCACGCGTAG
- a CDS encoding carboxymuconolactone decarboxylase family protein: MPTDRQEPAYLYSEEDAARKSAIAREFVATRKRLNANVDAADNYLVKRVYNIDHNTYLEGAIPAKYKELMGLVVSAGLRCDDCISYHIIQCWRLGASRAEQEEALNVALVVGGTIVIPHLRRGYALLTELYS; encoded by the coding sequence ATGCCAACCGACCGCCAGGAACCCGCTTACCTCTATTCCGAAGAAGACGCCGCCCGGAAGAGCGCCATCGCGCGTGAGTTTGTTGCCACCCGCAAGCGGCTCAATGCCAACGTTGACGCCGCCGACAACTACCTCGTCAAGCGCGTCTACAACATCGACCACAACACCTATCTAGAAGGTGCCATTCCGGCCAAGTACAAGGAATTGATGGGGCTCGTCGTCTCCGCCGGGCTGCGCTGCGACGACTGCATCAGCTATCACATCATCCAGTGCTGGCGGCTGGGCGCCTCCCGGGCCGAACAGGAAGAAGCGCTAAACGTAGCCCTGGTCGTCGGGGGAACCATTGTTATCCCGCATCTACGGCGGGGGTACGCGCTTCTCACCGAGCTATATAGCTGA
- a CDS encoding GNAT family N-acetyltransferase: protein MVLSVRMEPPHTTRLATPDDAPVLAEMRRRMFLSMGKPDDQRMQRVVEAFTVWVADAIRRGIYIGWVVETAAHVPVANAGMLLMEWPPNLRDLGPVRGYILNVWTEPEHRRKGIARGLMETVMAEARRREIRVMTLHASDEGKQVYEKLGFRRTREMMFVEPD, encoded by the coding sequence TTGGTATTATCGGTTCGCATGGAGCCCCCACACACAACCCGTCTGGCAACCCCCGACGACGCGCCGGTGCTGGCCGAGATGCGGCGGCGAATGTTTCTTTCAATGGGGAAGCCAGATGACCAGCGCATGCAGCGCGTGGTCGAGGCGTTCACCGTGTGGGTTGCCGATGCCATTCGGCGCGGAATTTACATCGGCTGGGTGGTCGAGACCGCAGCTCACGTCCCGGTCGCGAACGCAGGAATGTTGCTGATGGAGTGGCCGCCGAACCTGCGTGATCTTGGGCCTGTCCGTGGCTACATTTTGAATGTCTGGACCGAACCAGAGCATCGGCGGAAGGGGATCGCGCGTGGGCTGATGGAGACCGTCATGGCAGAGGCCCGCCGAAGGGAAATTCGAGTGATGACGCTGCACGCGTCGGATGAAGGGAAGCAAGTTTATGAAAAGCTGGGTTTTCGCCGAACTCGGGAGATGATGTTTGTGGAGCCGGATTGA